The following coding sequences are from one Biomphalaria glabrata chromosome 8, xgBioGlab47.1, whole genome shotgun sequence window:
- the LOC106052546 gene encoding uncharacterized protein LOC106052546: protein MERNTNNYKTMKIPSELSDTDENHAQYEGKNNEIEERRASSNADFPINAVNSQIKHTKRDVEVSRSLIDSDDDQVNESHGDESIVSELSDPQDQEVIQIQKPSDDLQTFKEAESSSDEDETNDQIQQVSVEPRTVNETITELVSDEAQSMLNETIKSDEEYTNYYAHNLRPLTSSTVQDLPGGLRAKPNTPASQNIFIKQDFRSGLSSQASDRLTQSMSTVRSSQSSGAYNWEEDIFTSHELRFGVQTPHYFYVNQNKPSPMPPLPVWRGYRGNVYFEPISITKLNYTPPQSAKEERSPQPSSKPYRLIHSSNQVYILDKQAVFSSINSRSRDEFKFIEGVRSTGSLAVRPASALPQPRNSRASSSRSVSNVKQKIRKGSNYHSSKPSTNRVGAHSAPLQSKQFYLGSSKSNNSATTLSNTADPKLVVNGGKLTSRTYVYPTARSPTVLSFSTQKARVNTPDLGGGFEKLPTLERVSSVDLDIQEEDNSFRSEIQSRASNYSEENRQTPTHYTPKVNVRHLSLK, encoded by the exons ATGGAAAGAAACACTAACAATTATAAGACAATGAAGATACCAAGTGAACTAAGTGATACAGATGAAAATCATGCTCAATATGAAGGCAAGAATAATGAAATTGAAGAACGTAGAGCTTCATCAAATGCGGATTTTCCCATCAATGCTGTAAATAGTCAGATAAAGCACACAAAAAGGGATGTAGAAGTTTCAAGATCACTCATTGATTCAGATGATGATCAGGTAAATGAAAGTCATGGGGATGAAAGTATTGTTTCAGAATTATCTGATCCACAAGACCAGGAGgtcatacaaatacaaaaaccttCTGATGATTTACAAACATTCAAAGAAGCTGAGTCGTCAAGTGATGAGGATGAAACAAATGACCAAATTCAGCAAGTCAGTGTTGAACCTAGGACTGTCAATGAAACCATTACAGAACTAGTTTCTGATGAGGCTCAATCCATGCTAAATGAGACAATTAAAAGTGACGAGGAATATACGAATTATTATGCACACAACTTACGGCCATTGACTAGCAGTACAGTCCAGGATCTGCCAGGAGGATTGAGAGCAAAACCAAACACACCAGCaagccaaaatatttttatcaaacaaGACTTTAGAAG TGGATTGTCTAGCCAAGCGTCGGACAGATTAACTCAAAGTATGAGTACCGTGAGGTCCTCCCAGTCATCAGGGGCGTATAACTGGGAGGAAGACATCTTTACCAGCCACGAGCTTCGTTTTGGAGTTCAGACACCTCATTATTTTTACGTCAATCAGAACAAACCATCACCAATGCCGCCATTACCG GTTTGGCGAGGTTACAGAGGTAATGTCTACTTTGAGCCAATCTCCATCACCAAGTTGAACTATACACCACCACAGTCTGCCAAGGAAGAGAGGAGCCCCCAGCCGTCCAGCAAGCCCTATCGTCTGATTCACTCTTCCAATCAAGTGTACATCCTTGACAAGCAAGCCGTGTTTAGCTCCATTAACAGCCGCAGCCGTGATGAGTTTAAGTTCATAGAGGGCGTACGGTCCACGGGGAGTCTGGCAGTTCGACCTGCCAGCGCCCTTCCACAGCCTCGTAATTCCAGAGCTTCTAGCAGCAGATCTGTGTCCAATGTTAAACAGAAGATTCGCAAGGGGAGTAACTATCACTCCAGCAAGCCTTCAACAAACAGAGTTGGTGCCCATAGCGCGCCGTTACAAAGTAAACAGTTTTATTTGGGATCATCAAAGTCCAATAACTCTGCTACAACTTTGTCTAACACTGCAGACCCAAAACTTGTTGTGAATGGAGGCAAATTAACTTCCAGAACCTATGTCTACCCCACTGCCAGAAGTCCTACAGTTCTCTCTTTCAGTACACAGAAAGCTAGGGTAAATACCCCAGACCTAGGTGGAGGATTTGAAAAACTTCCAACACTAGAGAGAGTATCGTCTGTTGACCTTGACATACAGGAAGAAGATAACTCATTCAGAAGTGAGATTCAATCTAGGGCTTCAAACTATTCGGAAGAAAATCGTCAAACACCAACACATTACACCCCAAAAGTGAACGTTCGCcatttaagtttaaaataa